In a single window of the Bacteroidota bacterium genome:
- the acs gene encoding acetate--CoA ligase produces the protein MTNKISSFAEYFQKYQESVNDPEGFWGKIAEDYQWRKKWDKVLDWTFTGPTAPDVKWFVNGKLNITENIFERHLPARKDQVALLWEPNDPKEEVVKLTYGELFDKVKQFANALLKMGIKKGDRVAIYLPMIPELPIAMLACARIGAIHSIVFAGFSANSLADRIIDAESNLVITSDGAHRGAKSIGLKSIVDEALKTCPTVKNVIVYKRTGDPVIMQEGRDIWWDDAIAGVGTDNTAEEMDTEEPLFVLYTSGSTGKPKGVLHTIGGYMVFAEYTFKNVFQYNEGDIYWCTADIGWVTGHSYIVYGPLLAGATSVMFEGVPTYPDAGRFWEVVNKHKVNEFYTAPTAIRALIAQGNEFVTRHDLSSLKVLGTVGEPINEEAWRWYHDIVGKGKCPIVDTWWQTETGGILISPLAGITPTKPSFATLPLPGVQPILVDNEGNILNGNNVEGNLCIKFPWPGMIRTTYGDHERCRMTYFSTYKGLYFTGDGAKRDEEGYYRILGRVDDVINVSGHRLGTAEIEDAINQHPKIVESAVVGYPHEIKGQGIYAYITCDELSDDELNSIENEVRDVVNKFIGPIAKPDKIQIVSGLPKTRSGKIMRRILRKIGEGDATNLGDTSTLLDPGVVEEIISGAKVQVKR, from the coding sequence ATGACAAACAAGATTTCCAGTTTTGCGGAGTATTTTCAGAAATATCAGGAAAGTGTTAACGATCCTGAAGGTTTCTGGGGAAAAATTGCGGAAGATTACCAATGGCGAAAGAAATGGGACAAGGTTCTTGATTGGACTTTCACGGGCCCAACTGCACCAGATGTTAAATGGTTCGTTAACGGTAAGTTGAATATAACAGAAAATATTTTTGAGCGTCACTTACCGGCCAGGAAGGATCAGGTAGCGCTTCTCTGGGAACCCAACGACCCAAAGGAAGAAGTTGTAAAGCTCACGTATGGAGAGCTTTTCGACAAGGTAAAGCAATTTGCCAATGCGTTACTTAAGATGGGGATCAAGAAAGGTGACAGGGTAGCTATCTATCTGCCCATGATTCCTGAGCTTCCCATAGCCATGCTGGCTTGTGCACGTATCGGAGCCATACACTCCATTGTATTTGCCGGCTTTTCAGCCAATTCGCTGGCCGACAGGATCATTGATGCAGAGAGTAATCTCGTGATCACTTCTGACGGAGCACACCGCGGAGCCAAGAGCATAGGACTGAAAAGCATTGTTGATGAAGCATTGAAGACCTGCCCGACTGTTAAGAACGTGATTGTATACAAAAGGACGGGAGATCCCGTAATCATGCAGGAAGGCCGAGATATTTGGTGGGATGATGCTATTGCCGGGGTTGGCACCGACAATACAGCGGAAGAAATGGATACGGAAGAACCATTGTTTGTCCTTTACACATCAGGATCTACAGGAAAACCCAAAGGCGTACTCCACACAATCGGCGGATACATGGTATTTGCCGAGTATACTTTCAAAAACGTATTTCAGTACAACGAAGGAGACATTTACTGGTGTACTGCCGATATCGGTTGGGTGACAGGACACAGTTATATTGTATACGGACCATTGCTGGCAGGTGCAACATCAGTTATGTTTGAAGGTGTGCCTACTTACCCTGATGCAGGAAGGTTTTGGGAAGTTGTCAACAAGCACAAAGTAAATGAGTTTTACACAGCTCCCACAGCAATCCGTGCTTTGATTGCACAGGGCAATGAATTCGTTACCCGTCACGATCTTAGTTCATTAAAGGTATTGGGTACTGTTGGGGAGCCCATCAATGAAGAAGCCTGGAGATGGTATCACGACATTGTAGGCAAAGGAAAGTGTCCTATCGTTGATACATGGTGGCAGACCGAAACCGGGGGCATCCTGATTTCGCCTTTAGCCGGAATCACACCAACCAAACCATCTTTTGCAACTCTGCCATTACCCGGAGTACAGCCGATTCTGGTAGACAATGAAGGTAACATACTGAATGGTAATAATGTAGAAGGCAACCTTTGTATCAAATTCCCATGGCCGGGAATGATCCGCACAACCTATGGAGATCATGAACGTTGCCGGATGACCTATTTCAGCACTTACAAAGGATTATATTTCACGGGTGACGGAGCCAAGAGGGACGAAGAAGGATACTATCGTATACTAGGGCGAGTTGACGATGTTATCAATGTATCCGGTCACCGCCTGGGAACAGCCGAAATTGAAGACGCAATCAACCAGCACCCGAAGATCGTTGAATCGGCCGTTGTAGGCTATCCGCATGAGATCAAGGGACAGGGTATCTATGCTTATATTACCTGTGATGAATTATCAGACGATGAGTTGAACAGCATTGAAAACGAAGTGAGGGATGTTGTTAACAAGTTCATCGGACCAATAGCCAA